The Shewanella algae DNA segment GGTGAGTTGGTTGAAATTCTCGATGTTGAGAAAATTCTCGATGAAATTTCGCCGGTTAAGACAGACATCAGTCAGGAAATCGATGAATCTCTCACAATCGACAGAGAGCAGCACTATCATATTATGGTGATTGACGACTCTTCAGTGGCCCGTAAGCAGATCATTCGGGCGCTGTCTTCGTTGAACCTGCAGATAGATACTGCCAAAGATGGCCGGGAAGCGCTGGATAAGTTGAAAAGTATCGCGTCGGAGATGGACAATGTCGCCGATGAGATCCCGCTGATTATTTCAGATATTGAGATGCCGGAAATGGATGGCTACACCCTGACCGCCGAGATCCGTGATGATCCCAAGCTGAAACATATCAAGGTGGTGTTGCATACCTCGTTGAGTGGGGTGTTCAACCAGGCCATGGTGCAAAAAGTGGGCGCCAACGATTTTATTGCCAAGTTCAACCCCGATGAATTGGCATCGGCAGTTAACAAGCATCTGAGTTTATAGTCGCTGTCTGCTGTGGATTTTTATGACTATAGTGAGTTTGATGTCTTGTGTTGCAAATGGGGCTGGGGTATAACGCTGACCCAGTTTTTAAATGGCGCTGCATTGAGTTGCAGCGACGTTTTCACGGATAGTTAGGACACTAAGGTGCCAGATAAATCTCTCGCAGAAACTGAGTACAATCAATTCAGGCTGTTTCTTGAACAGCACAGTGGCATTGTATTGGGTGAGAACAAACAGTATTTGGTTCGCAGCCGTTTGGCGCCTTTGATGGGGAAATATGGCTTGCCATCCCTGTCGGACGTAGTTAAGCAGTCGATGCGGCCCACCGAGCGTCAGTTACGCGCTGAAGTCGTCGATGCCATGACCACCAACGAAACCCTGTGGTTTCGGGACAAGTATCCTTTTGACCTGCTCGGCAATACATTGTTGCCCGGTTATGCCAAGCTGGGGCGGCCGTTGAAGATTTGGTCGGCAGCCTGTTCATCCGGCCAGGAACCCTATTCACTGGCGATGACAG contains these protein-coding regions:
- a CDS encoding chemotaxis protein CheV; its protein translation is MSSILESVNKRTQLVGQNRLELLLFKLNGRQRFGINVFKVKEVLQCPPLTALPKLNSFVKGVAHIRGTTVSVIDLSAATGGKPIDDVKDCFIIISEYNRSVQGFLVKSVERIINMNWESIMPPPEGAGRYSYLTAVTEIEGELVEILDVEKILDEISPVKTDISQEIDESLTIDREQHYHIMVIDDSSVARKQIIRALSSLNLQIDTAKDGREALDKLKSIASEMDNVADEIPLIISDIEMPEMDGYTLTAEIRDDPKLKHIKVVLHTSLSGVFNQAMVQKVGANDFIAKFNPDELASAVNKHLSL